TCCCTTCCACACttccacttcttcttcttctccctccatttcaaaatcacatcCCTAAAACGgaagaaaaacagagagagTGATACACATGTCTGTTTTGGGTGCAAGCACTTCCCACATTCTCTACCCACCACTTCACCAACACCACTTTCTAACCAATGCGAAGCGTTGTAGTTTTCTCAGTACAGATTTTGGAGATCACCGGCGCAGGGAGCTCCGGATCAAGGCCGAGGCTGGCTTTTGGCCGGATTTGTCAAGACCCGCCTCGGTGGAAATGGAATCCATCGACGATTCCGATCAACTAGATCGGATTTTGATCCACGCTCAACACCTTTCTCAGCCAATTCTTATTGATTGGTTCGTATAGTTTCCTC
This is a stretch of genomic DNA from Cucumis sativus cultivar 9930 chromosome 4, Cucumber_9930_V3, whole genome shotgun sequence. It encodes these proteins:
- the LOC101217920 gene encoding thioredoxin-like 3-1, chloroplastic isoform X1 produces the protein MSVLGASTSHILYPPLHQHHFLTNAKRCSFLSTDFGDHRRRELRIKAEAGFWPDLSRPASVEMESIDDSDQLDRILIHAQHLSQPILIDWMATWCRKCIYLKPKLEKLAADYVTKAKFYYVDVNKVPQSLVKRGNISKMPTIQLWKDGEMKAEVIGGHKAWLVIEEVREMIQKFAS
- the LOC101217920 gene encoding thioredoxin-like 3-1, chloroplastic isoform X2, with the translated sequence MSVLGASTSHILYPPLHQHHFLTNAKRCSFLSTDFGDHRRRELRIKAEAGFWPDLSRPASVEMESIDDSDQLDRILIHAQHLSQPILIDWMATWCRKCIYLKPKLEKLAADYVTKAKFYYVDVNKVPQSLVKRGNISKMPTIQLLIY